A single window of Kitasatospora sp. HUAS MG31 DNA harbors:
- a CDS encoding ATP-binding protein — translation MPSWRLRDFHEDDLDRAIQLWDQDRQADAPPPVFPISEVMAAARTGGHAVVAVVGEETVGMAVAQGQGERAWITLVALSEMWRNRGIGSALIAELERRLRTQGVRRIGALLAPGVTGTKALDNSGYRARDGLVYYEKVEHLAASDAGLLAQLGGRMLPPGLWDALAGMEREKQAIERRIVLPLAEPMVAERYGVRPPKAVILFGPPGTGKTSFAKAVASRLGWPFVEIFPSRLAAGDAGGLAASLRDTFADLAELESVLLFIDEVEEIAGIRSGVAADLAHGVTNELLKLIPAFRDHDERLLICATNSVRSLDPAFLRPGRFDYVIPVGPPDAAARSAIWRRYLGPAADSVDLPRLVGASEMFTPADIEFAARKGAQSAFEREVADRRGTPAGTEDYLAAVAETRPTLTDRALTEFEEDIGNHVRT, via the coding sequence ATGCCGTCGTGGCGATTGCGGGACTTCCACGAGGACGACCTGGACCGGGCCATCCAGCTCTGGGACCAGGACCGGCAGGCCGACGCGCCGCCCCCGGTGTTCCCGATCTCCGAGGTGATGGCCGCAGCCCGGACCGGCGGGCACGCGGTGGTCGCGGTGGTGGGCGAGGAGACGGTCGGCATGGCGGTGGCCCAGGGGCAGGGCGAGCGGGCCTGGATCACCCTGGTCGCGCTGTCCGAGATGTGGCGCAACCGCGGGATCGGCAGCGCGCTGATCGCCGAGCTGGAGCGGCGGCTGCGCACCCAGGGGGTCCGCCGGATCGGGGCCCTGCTCGCCCCGGGCGTGACCGGGACCAAGGCCCTGGACAACTCCGGCTACCGGGCCCGCGACGGCCTGGTCTACTACGAGAAGGTGGAGCACCTCGCCGCGAGCGACGCCGGCCTGCTCGCGCAGCTGGGCGGACGGATGCTGCCCCCCGGGCTCTGGGACGCCCTGGCCGGCATGGAGCGCGAGAAGCAGGCCATCGAGCGGCGGATCGTCCTGCCGCTGGCCGAGCCGATGGTGGCCGAGCGGTACGGGGTGCGGCCGCCGAAGGCGGTGATCCTCTTCGGCCCGCCGGGTACCGGGAAGACCAGCTTCGCCAAGGCGGTCGCCTCCCGGCTGGGGTGGCCGTTCGTGGAGATCTTCCCCTCCCGGCTGGCCGCCGGGGACGCGGGCGGGCTGGCCGCGTCCCTGCGCGACACCTTCGCGGACCTGGCCGAGCTGGAGAGCGTGTTGCTGTTCATCGACGAGGTGGAGGAGATCGCCGGCATCCGCTCCGGGGTGGCCGCCGACCTCGCCCACGGGGTCACCAACGAGCTGCTCAAGCTGATCCCCGCCTTCCGCGACCACGACGAGCGGCTGCTGATCTGCGCCACCAACTCGGTCCGCTCGCTCGACCCGGCGTTCCTCCGGCCCGGCCGGTTCGACTACGTGATCCCGGTGGGTCCACCGGACGCGGCCGCCCGGTCGGCGATCTGGCGCCGGTACCTCGGACCGGCCGCCGACTCCGTGGACCTGCCCCGGCTGGTCGGGGCGAGCGAGATGTTCACGCCCGCCGACATCGAGTTCGCCGCCCGCAAGGGCGCCCAGAGCGCGTTCGAACGCGAGGTGGCCGACCGCCGCGGCACGCCGGCCGGCACCGAGGACTACCTCGCGGCCGTCGCCGAGACCCGGCCCACGCTCACCGACCGCGCGCTCACCGAGTTCGAGGAGGACATCGGGAACCACGTGCGGACGTGA
- a CDS encoding CehA/McbA family metallohydrolase, whose product MDEDALGHPAAPHGTPYDGSDGSRPSLPRRHLLGAGAAAVLAPLVFAAPARAAAAADPTGERTLTVTGHLPTGAPDFVHLPVEVPPGVREIAVSYSYDRPSVPPGTPGNSCDIGIFDERGVDLGGPGFRGWSGGFRTSFAISRSSATPGYLPGPVRAGTWHVVLGPYQVAPQGMDYRVEVALRFGPPGEPYRPSYPAERGRGRGRAWYRGDCHLHTVHSDGRRLPAEVVAGARAAGLDFIVSTDHNTSSSHGDWGPLAGPDLLVITGEEVTTRNGHWLALGVPPGEWVDWRYRARDGVHPRFAGRVRRAGGLVVPAHPHCPYVACQWKFGYREADAVEVWNGPWTFDDESALDGWDARLAESARGGGDTWLPAIGNSDAHSEPQPIGSPHTVVLAEDLTRRDVLAGIRAGRSWIAESAAMELEFTAAGDGRSAGIGERLTVPADAPVDVRLRVSGVPGGTVRILTDEGQMHQHSLPATGADTVTWRTTASLAGYVRAEVRHPRPDGGPGRGNSMGPDLPFGPMAALTNPILLTARG is encoded by the coding sequence ATGGACGAGGACGCACTCGGGCACCCCGCAGCGCCGCACGGCACCCCGTACGACGGGAGTGACGGCAGCCGGCCGTCCCTCCCGCGCCGCCACCTCCTCGGGGCGGGAGCAGCGGCCGTCCTGGCGCCGCTGGTCTTCGCCGCACCGGCACGAGCGGCGGCAGCCGCCGACCCGACCGGTGAGCGGACCCTGACCGTGACCGGCCATCTCCCCACCGGTGCACCGGACTTCGTCCACCTTCCCGTCGAAGTCCCGCCCGGGGTAAGAGAGATCGCCGTCTCCTACTCCTACGACCGGCCTTCCGTACCTCCCGGGACGCCCGGGAACTCCTGTGACATCGGCATCTTCGACGAGCGTGGGGTCGACCTCGGGGGGCCGGGCTTCCGCGGCTGGTCGGGCGGGTTCCGGACGTCCTTCGCGATCAGCCGCTCGTCCGCCACGCCGGGGTACCTGCCCGGGCCGGTCAGGGCGGGCACCTGGCACGTGGTGCTGGGGCCGTACCAGGTCGCGCCGCAGGGCATGGACTACCGGGTCGAGGTGGCGCTGCGGTTCGGCCCGCCCGGGGAGCCGTACCGGCCGTCCTACCCGGCCGAGCGGGGCCGTGGGCGCGGCCGGGCCTGGTACCGGGGCGACTGCCACCTGCACACCGTGCACTCGGACGGCCGCCGGCTGCCGGCCGAGGTGGTGGCCGGGGCCCGCGCGGCGGGCCTGGACTTCATCGTCTCGACCGACCACAACACCTCTTCCTCGCACGGTGATTGGGGTCCACTGGCCGGGCCGGACCTGCTGGTGATCACCGGTGAGGAGGTCACCACCCGGAACGGCCACTGGCTGGCGCTCGGCGTGCCGCCGGGGGAGTGGGTCGACTGGCGGTACCGGGCCCGCGACGGCGTCCACCCCCGGTTCGCCGGACGGGTCCGGCGGGCGGGTGGCCTGGTGGTGCCGGCACATCCGCACTGCCCGTACGTCGCCTGCCAGTGGAAGTTCGGCTACCGGGAGGCGGACGCGGTGGAGGTGTGGAACGGGCCGTGGACCTTCGACGACGAGTCCGCACTGGACGGCTGGGACGCCCGGCTCGCCGAGTCGGCCCGCGGCGGCGGGGACACCTGGCTGCCCGCGATCGGCAACAGCGACGCCCACAGCGAGCCCCAGCCGATCGGCTCCCCGCACACGGTGGTCCTGGCCGAGGACCTCACCCGCCGGGACGTGCTGGCCGGGATCCGGGCCGGGCGCAGCTGGATCGCCGAATCCGCCGCCATGGAACTGGAGTTCACCGCCGCCGGGGACGGCCGGTCGGCCGGGATCGGCGAGCGGCTGACCGTCCCCGCGGACGCGCCGGTGGACGTCCGGCTGAGGGTCTCCGGGGTGCCGGGCGGGACGGTCCGGATCCTGACGGACGAGGGCCAGATGCACCAGCACTCCCTCCCGGCCACCGGCGCCGACACCGTGACTTGGCGGACCACCGCCTCCCTGGCCGGCTACGTCCGGGCCGAGGTCCGCCACCCGCGCCCGGACGGCGGCCCGGGCAGGGGCAACTCCATGGGCCCGGACCTCCCGTTCGGACCGATGGCGGCGCTCACCAACCCGATCCTCCTCACCGCACGCGGCTGA
- a CDS encoding SDR family oxidoreductase, producing the protein MSSTSSAAKVVLITGTSSGIGLAAAVAAAKAGWRTVATLRDPARADRLRKAAADAGVELDIRRLDVVDEASVAAAVDGVIADYGRLDAVVNNAGAGHLGTLENETVADVRQVMEVNFFGVLHVSKASLPHLRATGGRLITVTSVGGVIGQPFNEAYCAAKFAVEGYMESLAPVAATVGVGVHVIEPGAVATEFVNNVGLDIEDELAAAGPYAPALQAYLDRTVASFLNGAQSQEEVAGTVLEALTGDRPAFRLQTSDWARGFTGAKLTDLDGSAVLGMTGGWVG; encoded by the coding sequence ATGTCCTCCACCTCCTCCGCCGCCAAGGTCGTCCTGATCACCGGCACCTCCTCCGGCATCGGCCTGGCCGCCGCCGTGGCCGCCGCGAAGGCCGGCTGGCGCACGGTCGCCACCCTCCGCGACCCCGCCCGCGCCGACCGGCTGCGCAAGGCCGCCGCCGACGCCGGGGTCGAGCTCGACATCCGCCGCCTCGACGTGGTCGACGAGGCCTCCGTCGCCGCCGCGGTGGACGGCGTGATCGCCGACTACGGCCGGCTGGACGCCGTGGTCAACAACGCCGGCGCCGGACACCTCGGCACCCTGGAGAACGAGACCGTCGCCGACGTCCGCCAGGTCATGGAGGTCAACTTCTTCGGCGTCCTCCACGTCTCCAAGGCCTCCCTCCCCCACCTGCGCGCCACCGGCGGCCGCCTGATCACCGTCACCAGCGTCGGCGGCGTCATCGGCCAGCCGTTCAACGAGGCGTACTGCGCCGCCAAGTTCGCCGTCGAGGGCTACATGGAGAGCCTGGCCCCGGTCGCCGCCACGGTGGGCGTGGGCGTGCACGTGATCGAACCGGGCGCCGTGGCCACCGAGTTCGTCAACAACGTCGGGCTCGACATCGAGGACGAGCTCGCCGCGGCCGGCCCGTACGCCCCCGCGCTCCAGGCCTACCTGGACCGTACGGTCGCGAGCTTCCTCAACGGCGCGCAGAGCCAGGAGGAGGTCGCCGGGACCGTCCTGGAGGCGCTGACCGGCGACCGCCCGGCCTTCCGGCTGCAGACCTCGGACTGGGCGCGCGGGTTCACCGGCGCCAAGCTGACCGACCTGGACGGCTCGGCCGTCCTCGGCATGACCGGCGGCTGGGTCGGCTGA
- a CDS encoding aminotransferase class V-fold PLP-dependent enzyme gives MKNHDSAFAPGTEPLLDLGALRADTPGCGSVVHFNNAGCGLMARPVLEATLDHLRLEAAVGGYEAAAARAEGVADFYAATAELLGARPRNIAFAASATHAYSKALSAIDFRPGDTVLTTRNDFVSNQIAFLALRKRHGVRVVHAPDLADGSGVDVSAMAALMRRHRPRLVAATHVPTNSGLVQPVAEIGRHCRELDLLYLVDACQSVGQLPVDVEEIGCDLLTATCRKFLRGPRGSGFLYVSDRVLDAGLEPLFIDMHGARWVAPGYYRPVDSAARFEEWEFPYATVLGCAAAVRYALRVGVAPVARRTPALAARLRERLAGTDGIRTLDGGPSPAALVTFTIDGWQAAPFKVALDARGINSALSYREFAQFDFSDKEVEWCLRLSPHYYNTEEEVDLVADAVAELAASSGCTQSTRP, from the coding sequence ATGAAGAATCATGATAGCGCTTTCGCCCCGGGCACGGAACCGCTCCTCGACCTCGGGGCGCTGCGGGCGGACACCCCGGGCTGCGGGTCGGTGGTCCACTTCAACAACGCCGGCTGCGGCCTGATGGCCCGTCCGGTCCTGGAGGCGACCCTCGACCACCTCCGCCTGGAGGCGGCCGTCGGCGGCTACGAGGCAGCGGCCGCCCGCGCCGAGGGGGTGGCGGACTTCTACGCCGCCACCGCCGAGCTGCTCGGTGCCCGGCCCCGCAACATCGCCTTCGCCGCCAGCGCCACCCACGCCTACAGCAAGGCCCTCTCCGCGATCGACTTCCGCCCCGGCGACACCGTCCTGACCACCCGGAACGACTTCGTCTCCAACCAGATCGCCTTCCTGGCGCTGCGCAAGCGGCACGGGGTCCGGGTGGTACACGCCCCCGACCTTGCGGACGGCAGCGGCGTGGACGTGTCGGCGATGGCCGCGCTGATGCGCCGGCACCGTCCCCGGCTGGTCGCCGCCACCCACGTCCCCACCAACTCCGGGCTGGTCCAGCCGGTGGCCGAGATCGGGCGGCACTGCCGCGAACTCGACCTGCTCTACCTCGTGGACGCCTGCCAGTCGGTCGGCCAACTGCCGGTGGACGTCGAGGAGATCGGCTGCGACCTGCTCACCGCCACCTGCCGGAAGTTCCTCCGCGGACCGCGCGGCTCGGGCTTCCTGTACGTCTCCGACCGGGTCCTCGACGCGGGCCTGGAACCTCTGTTCATCGACATGCACGGCGCCCGCTGGGTGGCGCCCGGCTACTACCGGCCGGTGGACAGCGCCGCCCGGTTCGAGGAGTGGGAGTTCCCGTACGCCACCGTGCTCGGGTGTGCCGCGGCAGTCCGCTACGCGCTGCGCGTCGGGGTGGCGCCGGTGGCACGCCGGACCCCCGCCCTCGCGGCCCGGCTGCGCGAGCGGCTGGCCGGGACCGACGGGATCCGCACCCTGGACGGCGGGCCGTCGCCGGCCGCCCTGGTCACCTTCACCATCGACGGCTGGCAGGCGGCGCCGTTCAAGGTGGCCCTGGACGCACGGGGGATCAACTCGGCTCTCAGCTACCGGGAGTTCGCCCAGTTCGACTTCTCCGACAAGGAGGTGGAGTGGTGTCTGCGGCTGTCGCCGCACTACTACAACACCGAGGAGGAGGTGGACCTGGTGGCCGACGCGGTCGCCGAGCTGGCAGCCTCTTCCGGATGCACACAGTCCACGCGCCCCTGA
- a CDS encoding WD40 repeat domain-containing protein, whose product MSEEVQHRRPNAVHPADPAWTDPEWLVTADPQQVHALLDTATDPGARTVAAVYRAALKAHPELAPEQRRQVLALTAARYGETALADRIRQAAVPGRPAPAWHPAWATGPATADPRLLRTLTGHAGPVIAVATATAGGRPLAVSAGRDATVRAWDLVTGGQLHVWEGSRTDPVSATTVELLALATATVDGRAHALTTDAEGTVRAWDLETGRPAGEFARNVQGVTVGRPALLTVDADGALSVWDPAARTLLGRHPAVLDIGVLDGRTVAATAARDGRVQVADLATGRLIGADHRILRAGRDTAGRAVAATRHPDGTVQVWDLDSGLPLPDADPDGIARTPGESLQDATVLTVAEGRAVAVTLADEEDPVLVGDLSGDRGGPTLWGPRTALLGTRRVAVLVRPDHMLDLWDLTPAGRRPDGTPELRSVPPGPPSADLGLADAGLADLGFEEGARPRLWETVAAGRRTGALTAGRRGGTGPAAASRPFTLDGRPALLAAGPDGTLTARTAEDGPALAELPAGHTDRVWAVDTLDAPDHPPLAVSTGLDRTVRVWDLTTHRPLGAPLAGHAGQVWDATLTTLDGRPTAVTAGADHTVRLWDLAGPHPAEGPRPGHTGDILALTTARIDGRDVAITAGADHTLRTWDLATGRPADDPVPADAAALTTTALKGRPVLVLATPDATLRTLDPATGHDLYDPVPTGHGRVLALAAALVDDRPVVVTAGSDRTVRRWDPATGEALGDALTGHTSRVTAVATLQLAGRPVAATGSWDKTVRLWDLTTGQPLGEPLTGHTDWVTTLAASTTADGAPVLISTARDRTLRRWDPATGRQLATLPLAHPATTTALTTPHPDHPPVTALTHGRTLTLTGPHPDEAHLFPHPIHALTPTPDGTLLVATGPELALLHPRGA is encoded by the coding sequence ATGAGCGAAGAGGTGCAGCACCGCCGTCCGAACGCCGTCCACCCCGCCGACCCGGCCTGGACGGACCCGGAGTGGCTGGTCACCGCCGACCCCCAGCAGGTCCACGCCCTGCTGGACACGGCGACGGACCCCGGAGCCCGCACCGTCGCCGCGGTGTACCGGGCCGCCCTGAAGGCCCACCCCGAGCTGGCCCCCGAGCAGCGCCGCCAGGTCCTCGCCCTGACCGCCGCCCGGTACGGCGAGACCGCGCTGGCGGACCGGATCCGGCAGGCCGCGGTGCCGGGCCGCCCCGCCCCCGCCTGGCACCCGGCCTGGGCGACCGGCCCCGCCACCGCCGACCCGCGCCTGCTGCGCACCCTCACCGGCCACGCCGGCCCCGTCATCGCCGTGGCCACCGCCACCGCCGGCGGCCGGCCGCTGGCCGTGTCCGCGGGCCGGGACGCCACCGTCCGGGCCTGGGACCTCGTCACCGGCGGACAGCTGCACGTCTGGGAGGGCAGCCGGACCGACCCGGTGTCCGCGACGACGGTCGAGCTGCTGGCCCTCGCCACGGCGACGGTCGACGGCCGCGCCCACGCCCTCACCACCGACGCGGAGGGCACCGTCCGCGCCTGGGACCTGGAGACCGGCCGACCGGCCGGCGAGTTCGCCAGAAACGTCCAGGGCGTGACCGTGGGCCGCCCGGCGCTGCTCACCGTGGACGCGGACGGCGCGCTCTCGGTCTGGGACCCCGCCGCCCGCACCCTCCTCGGCCGCCACCCCGCCGTGCTGGACATCGGAGTCCTCGACGGCCGGACGGTCGCAGCCACCGCCGCCCGGGACGGACGGGTCCAGGTCGCGGACCTGGCGACCGGACGGCTCATCGGCGCCGACCACCGCATCCTGCGCGCCGGCCGCGACACCGCCGGCCGGGCCGTCGCCGCCACCCGCCACCCGGACGGCACCGTCCAGGTCTGGGACCTCGACAGCGGCCTCCCGCTGCCCGACGCGGACCCGGACGGCATCGCGCGGACCCCCGGCGAGTCGCTGCAGGACGCCACCGTGCTGACCGTCGCCGAGGGACGGGCCGTCGCCGTCACCCTCGCCGACGAGGAGGACCCCGTCCTCGTCGGCGACCTGTCCGGCGACCGCGGCGGCCCGACCCTCTGGGGTCCGCGGACCGCACTCCTGGGCACCCGCCGGGTCGCCGTCCTCGTCCGGCCCGACCACATGCTCGACCTCTGGGACCTCACCCCGGCCGGACGCCGTCCCGACGGCACGCCCGAGCTGCGCAGCGTCCCGCCGGGCCCACCGTCGGCCGACCTAGGCCTCGCCGACGCGGGCCTCGCCGACCTGGGCTTCGAGGAGGGCGCCCGGCCCCGCCTCTGGGAGACCGTCGCCGCCGGCCGCAGGACCGGCGCCCTCACCGCCGGGCGCCGGGGCGGAACCGGACCCGCCGCCGCCTCCCGGCCGTTCACGCTCGACGGCCGACCCGCCCTCCTCGCCGCCGGACCGGACGGCACCCTCACCGCCCGGACGGCCGAGGACGGGCCCGCCCTCGCCGAGCTGCCGGCCGGCCACACCGACCGCGTCTGGGCCGTGGACACCCTGGACGCCCCCGACCACCCGCCGCTCGCCGTCAGCACCGGCCTCGACCGGACCGTCCGCGTCTGGGACCTCACCACCCACCGGCCCCTCGGCGCACCCCTCGCCGGCCACGCCGGCCAGGTCTGGGACGCCACCCTCACCACCCTGGACGGCCGCCCCACCGCCGTCACCGCCGGCGCCGACCACACCGTACGGCTGTGGGACCTCGCCGGCCCCCACCCGGCCGAGGGCCCCCGCCCCGGCCACACCGGCGACATCCTCGCCCTCACCACCGCCCGGATCGACGGCCGCGACGTCGCGATCACCGCAGGTGCGGACCACACCCTCCGCACCTGGGACCTGGCCACCGGCCGGCCCGCCGACGACCCGGTACCCGCCGACGCCGCCGCCCTGACCACCACCGCCCTCAAGGGCCGGCCGGTCCTCGTCCTCGCCACCCCGGACGCCACGCTGCGCACCCTGGACCCGGCCACCGGCCACGACCTGTACGACCCCGTCCCCACCGGCCACGGCCGGGTGCTCGCCCTCGCCGCCGCGCTGGTCGACGACCGGCCCGTGGTGGTCACCGCCGGCAGCGACCGCACCGTGCGGCGCTGGGACCCGGCCACCGGCGAAGCCCTCGGCGACGCCCTCACCGGACACACCAGCCGGGTCACCGCCGTCGCCACCCTGCAGCTCGCCGGACGGCCCGTCGCCGCCACCGGCAGCTGGGACAAGACCGTCCGGCTCTGGGACCTCACCACCGGGCAACCCCTCGGCGAGCCCCTCACCGGGCACACCGACTGGGTGACCACCCTCGCCGCGTCGACCACGGCCGACGGCGCCCCCGTCCTGATCAGCACCGCCCGCGACCGGACCCTCCGCCGCTGGGACCCCGCCACCGGTCGGCAACTCGCCACCCTCCCCCTCGCCCACCCCGCCACCACCACCGCCCTCACCACCCCCCACCCCGACCACCCACCCGTCACCGCCCTCACCCACGGCCGCACCCTGACCCTCACCGGCCCCCACCCCGACGAGGCCCACCTCTTCCCCCACCCCATCCACGCACTCACCCCCACCCCCGACGGCACCCTCCTCGTCGCCACCGGCCCGGAACTCGCCCTCCTCCACCCCAGAGGCGCGTAA
- a CDS encoding PLP-dependent aminotransferase family protein translates to MSDGSSIDSLVATLRTEAARLAPGARLPSSRDLIARHGVGPVTVSRAIAQLAAEGVVVTRPGSGTYVAARPAAGGTAPADTSWQSVALAGRHVEPGTEDAADEDPPGTTPPAGTIALRGGYLHESLQPTRLLGAALARAARRPDAWHRAPAAGLAPLRAQFARQAGGDTAPEDVLVTGGGQGALSMLFRAIAAPGAPVLVESPTYPGALAAARAAGLRPVPAPMDEHGLRPDLLADAFAMTGARLLYCQPTFHNPTGTVLTPERRRQITDVARAAGAFLIEDDFARHLGHGRPVPRPLVVEDRDGTVVHLTSLTKPASPSLRIGAVIARGPVMRRLQAMRRVDDFFIARPLQEAAVELLSTPAWDRHLRGLATALQHRCATLAGALARELPDWAPTRIPQGGLHLWIRLPAGLTDRAVAEAARTHRVAVDPGHRFFPAEPPVGHLRLAFAAAADPAELTEAVHRLTEAVRTLT, encoded by the coding sequence ATGTCAGACGGTAGCAGTATCGACTCCCTGGTGGCCACCCTCCGGACCGAGGCCGCCCGCCTCGCCCCGGGCGCCCGGCTGCCCAGCAGCCGCGACCTGATCGCCCGTCACGGCGTCGGCCCGGTCACCGTCTCCCGCGCCATCGCCCAGCTCGCCGCCGAGGGCGTCGTGGTCACCCGGCCCGGCAGCGGCACCTACGTCGCCGCCCGGCCCGCCGCCGGCGGCACCGCACCCGCCGACACCTCCTGGCAGTCCGTCGCCCTCGCCGGCCGCCACGTCGAGCCCGGCACCGAGGACGCCGCCGACGAGGACCCGCCCGGCACCACCCCGCCCGCCGGCACCATCGCCCTGCGCGGCGGCTATCTACACGAGAGCCTCCAACCCACCCGCCTGCTCGGCGCCGCCCTCGCCCGCGCCGCCCGCCGCCCCGACGCCTGGCACCGCGCCCCCGCCGCCGGACTCGCCCCGCTCCGCGCCCAGTTCGCCCGCCAGGCCGGCGGCGACACCGCCCCCGAGGACGTCCTCGTCACCGGCGGCGGCCAGGGCGCCCTGTCCATGCTCTTCCGCGCCATCGCGGCCCCCGGCGCACCCGTCCTCGTCGAGTCGCCCACCTACCCCGGCGCTCTCGCCGCCGCCCGCGCCGCGGGACTGCGTCCCGTCCCCGCGCCGATGGACGAGCACGGCCTGCGCCCCGACCTGCTCGCCGACGCCTTCGCCATGACCGGCGCCCGCCTGCTCTACTGCCAGCCCACCTTCCACAACCCCACCGGTACCGTCCTCACCCCCGAACGGCGCCGCCAGATCACCGACGTCGCCCGCGCCGCCGGCGCCTTCCTCATCGAGGACGACTTCGCCCGCCACCTCGGGCACGGCCGACCCGTCCCGCGCCCCCTGGTCGTCGAGGACCGCGACGGCACCGTCGTCCACCTCACCTCGCTCACCAAACCCGCCTCGCCCAGCCTGCGGATCGGCGCCGTCATCGCCCGCGGACCCGTCATGCGGCGCCTTCAGGCCATGCGCCGCGTCGACGACTTCTTCATCGCCCGGCCCCTCCAGGAAGCCGCCGTCGAACTCCTCTCCACCCCCGCCTGGGACCGACACCTGCGCGGCCTCGCCACCGCCCTGCAGCACCGCTGCGCCACCCTGGCCGGCGCCCTCGCCCGCGAGCTGCCCGACTGGGCCCCCACCCGGATCCCCCAGGGCGGCCTCCACCTGTGGATCCGCCTCCCGGCCGGCCTCACCGACCGCGCCGTCGCCGAGGCCGCCCGCACCCACCGGGTCGCCGTCGACCCCGGCCACCGCTTCTTCCCCGCCGAACCGCCCGTCGGCCACCTGCGCCTAGCCTTCGCCGCAGCGGCCGACCCCGCCGAACTCACCGAGGCCGTCCACCGGCTCACCGAAGCCGTCCGCACCCTGACCTGA
- a CDS encoding aldo/keto reductase, giving the protein MPAAPATGSAVSPPLARFGLGTAAVGRPGYITLGRDLDLPADRTVSALRARTHALLDAAYAAGVRYFDTARSYGRAEEFLADWLAAHPEAAGQVVVGSKWGYTYTADWQASGVSAHEVKEHSVAVFDRQIRETRALLGPKLDVYLVHSVTPDSPALTDPALHARLAGLAAEGVRVGLSTSGPAQGDTVRAALEVTVDGRPLFAGVQSTWNMLEPSAGAALAEAHAAGWLVVVKEGMANGRLADRNATGPDTAALRAVAARTGATRDAVALAAVAAQPWADLVLSGAATAEQLASNLTAAELRLSADDLAELATAAEPAEAYWRTRAALPWA; this is encoded by the coding sequence ATGCCGGCCGCACCCGCCACCGGATCCGCCGTCAGCCCGCCGCTCGCGCGGTTCGGCCTGGGGACGGCCGCCGTCGGCCGGCCCGGCTACATCACCCTCGGCCGCGACCTCGACCTCCCCGCCGACCGGACCGTTTCCGCCCTGCGGGCGCGGACCCATGCGCTGCTGGACGCCGCCTACGCCGCCGGCGTGCGGTACTTCGACACCGCCCGCTCGTACGGGCGGGCCGAGGAGTTCCTCGCCGACTGGCTCGCGGCGCACCCGGAGGCGGCCGGCCAGGTGGTGGTGGGCAGCAAGTGGGGCTACACCTACACCGCCGACTGGCAGGCCTCCGGCGTGTCCGCGCACGAGGTCAAGGAGCACTCCGTCGCGGTGTTCGACCGTCAGATCCGGGAGACCCGGGCGCTGCTCGGCCCGAAGCTGGACGTCTACCTGGTGCACTCGGTCACCCCGGACAGCCCGGCGCTCACCGATCCCGCCCTGCACGCCCGGCTGGCGGGGCTGGCCGCCGAGGGCGTCCGGGTCGGCCTGTCCACCAGCGGCCCGGCCCAGGGCGACACCGTCCGCGCCGCACTGGAGGTGACGGTGGACGGCCGTCCGCTTTTCGCCGGCGTCCAGTCGACCTGGAACATGCTGGAGCCCTCGGCGGGAGCGGCGCTCGCCGAGGCCCACGCCGCCGGCTGGCTGGTGGTGGTCAAGGAGGGCATGGCCAACGGCCGGCTCGCCGACCGCAACGCCACCGGCCCGGACACCGCCGCCCTGCGCGCGGTCGCCGCCCGCACCGGCGCCACCCGTGACGCCGTGGCCCTCGCCGCGGTGGCCGCCCAGCCCTGGGCGGACCTGGTGCTCTCCGGTGCCGCGACCGCCGAGCAGCTCGCCTCCAACCTCACCGCCGCCGAACTCCGCCTCAGCGCCGACGACCTGGCCGAACTCGCGACGGCGGCCGAACCCGCCGAGGCCTACTGGCGGACCCGCGCGGCACTGCCCTGGGCCTGA
- a CDS encoding MarR family winged helix-turn-helix transcriptional regulator: protein MATRKLTPAEMSEADHAFYGLVWAGTVLTERVDRALTKAHDLPVSWFEVMLWLASSDQPVAASVLGNSTMLSRSQVSRVLDALQARGLVSRTPSTRDARSIEVALTPEGRRLFEDADATRRACLAPVFTDLLDQADLEALGAVWRKLKANKDA, encoded by the coding sequence ATGGCGACCAGGAAGCTCACCCCAGCCGAGATGTCCGAGGCCGACCACGCCTTCTACGGGCTGGTCTGGGCCGGGACGGTACTCACCGAACGCGTCGACCGCGCCCTCACCAAGGCGCACGACCTGCCCGTCTCCTGGTTCGAGGTGATGCTCTGGCTCGCCAGCAGCGACCAACCGGTGGCCGCCTCCGTCCTCGGCAACAGCACCATGCTCAGCCGCAGCCAGGTCTCCCGCGTCCTCGACGCCCTCCAGGCCCGCGGCCTGGTCTCCCGCACCCCCTCCACCCGGGACGCCCGCTCCATCGAGGTCGCCCTCACCCCCGAGGGCCGCCGGCTCTTCGAGGACGCCGACGCCACCCGCCGCGCCTGCCTCGCCCCCGTCTTCACCGACCTCCTCGACCAGGCCGACCTCGAAGCCCTCGGCGCCGTCTGGCGCAAGCTCAAGGCCAACAAGGACGCCTGA